One genomic window of Methanosphaera cuniculi includes the following:
- a CDS encoding radical SAM protein has translation MDCNYCDTQNSKTTENATNYTIDELNTEIQTLMSSDFDSLEITGGEPLLHADYIYEFLKKYPYKSMLETNATLPDELEKLTDVIDIVSMDIKLPEYFNSHENWRELYLKELESIKILEDTNTKYYIKIVVSPTTKKQDIADIMEDISKVASANTEIIIQPVSPMSLWEDKTKLFKISEIVGKSFNVSIIPQIHKYMNIE, from the coding sequence ATTGATTGTAACTACTGTGATACACAAAATAGTAAAACAACAGAAAATGCAACAAACTACACAATTGATGAATTAAACACAGAAATACAAACATTAATGAGTTCTGATTTTGATTCACTTGAAATTACAGGTGGAGAACCACTACTACACGCTGATTACATATATGAATTTCTCAAAAAATATCCATACAAATCAATGCTTGAAACAAATGCCACACTACCTGATGAACTAGAAAAACTAACAGATGTAATAGATATTGTATCAATGGATATAAAATTACCAGAATATTTCAACTCTCATGAAAACTGGCGTGAATTATATCTTAAAGAACTTGAATCAATAAAAATACTTGAAGATACAAATACTAAGTATTATATTAAAATAGTAGTAAGTCCAACAACAAAAAAACAAGATATAGCTGATATAATGGAAGATATATCTAAAGTAGCATCAGCAAATACTGAGATAATAATACAACCTGTAAGTCCAATGAGTCTATGGGAAGATAAAACAAAACTATTTAAAATATCAGAAATTGTTGGAAAAAGCTTTAATGTATCAATAATACCTCAAATTCACAAATACATGAACATAGAATAA
- a CDS encoding CBS domain-containing protein → MDLKIKNDIEIKDAMTHNVIKSTSDVTIADIAKLMTKNDISSVVIEDEIIKGIVTTNNIISKVVSKNLSPQDVTADMVMEDYVGLRPETSLAEASKTMIENNSKVVLVTENDELKGILTLTDIVRVSPELIQIFIEELGLDDIYLENSQTNNSSYSDNEELDEGVCEHCGVYGSLDKYDGLYLCSDCIDELKSEDED, encoded by the coding sequence ATGGATTTAAAAATAAAGAATGATATAGAAATCAAGGATGCAATGACACATAATGTTATTAAATCAACAAGTGATGTGACAATCGCAGATATAGCTAAATTGATGACAAAGAACGATATAAGTTCCGTGGTTATAGAAGATGAAATAATAAAAGGAATTGTTACAACAAATAATATTATTTCAAAAGTTGTATCAAAAAATCTTTCACCCCAAGATGTAACAGCAGATATGGTAATGGAAGATTATGTGGGCTTAAGACCTGAAACATCACTAGCTGAAGCATCAAAGACAATGATTGAAAACAACTCAAAAGTTGTACTTGTAACAGAGAATGATGAATTAAAGGGAATTTTAACATTAACTGATATTGTTAGAGTATCACCTGAGTTAATTCAAATATTTATTGAAGAACTTGGTCTTGATGATATTTACCTTGAAAATTCACAGACAAATAATTCAAGTTATTCTGATAACGAAGAGCTTGATGAGGGAGTATGTGAACATTGTGGAGTATATGGATCACTTGATAAGTATGATGGACTCTATCTATGTTCTGATTGTATTGATGAGTTAAAATCAGAAGATGAAGACTAA
- a CDS encoding DUF5612 domain-containing protein → MTNAITIRSVDKPGVLKEVTNFIASMNINISYTHLYMDSDEHASTYIELEDVDDMDHLVDELKKLDEVVDVTVSPSMDEVWGKRIIIIGGGAQVAQVALGAITEADRHNIRGERISVDTLPLAGEEKLTEAISAVSCLPRVGVLVLAGSLMGGTIGGAIDKIKNEYGVKVISLNMVGSVREHADLVVTDPVQAGVMAVMTVAKTAKFDIDRVDEVL, encoded by the coding sequence ATGACTAATGCTATTACTATACGTTCAGTTGATAAACCTGGTGTTTTAAAAGAAGTTACTAATTTTATTGCTAGTATGAATATTAATATTTCATATACTCATCTTTACATGGATTCTGATGAGCATGCATCTACTTATATTGAGCTTGAAGATGTTGATGATATGGATCATCTAGTTGATGAGCTTAAGAAGTTAGATGAAGTTGTTGATGTTACAGTTTCTCCTTCTATGGATGAAGTATGGGGTAAACGTATTATTATTATTGGTGGTGGTGCTCAGGTTGCACAAGTTGCTCTTGGTGCTATTACTGAGGCTGATCGTCATAATATTCGTGGTGAACGTATTAGTGTTGATACACTTCCTTTAGCAGGTGAAGAGAAGCTTACTGAAGCTATTTCTGCTGTTAGTTGTCTTCCACGTGTTGGTGTTTTAGTTCTTGCTGGTTCTCTTATGGGTGGTACTATTGGTGGTGCTATTGATAAGATTAAAAATGAGTATGGTGTTAAAGTTATTAGTCTTAACATGGTTGGATCTGTACGTGAACATGCTGATTTAGTTGTTACAGATCCGGTTCAAGCTGGTGTGATGGCTGTTATGACTGTTGCTAAGACTGCTAAGTTTGATATTGATCGTGTTGATGAAGTATTATAG
- a CDS encoding DUF366 family protein: protein MQYLKWKDNNEYDGSQINPSWAFQEFGVKDSTIVSWMGPMNILGDNLIDYEDVGLDIKGDKMLHFIVEHFDEQPGNLKLAYHRQRMLVMITRDKLLNYGIKTTQDGDDIFINDRKLSVSIATASISSMKIHFALNITTKGTPSDVNTSALDDECMTLSEIEQLQDEIANTYIETIDTIMCDITKTKVF, encoded by the coding sequence ATGCAATATTTAAAATGGAAAGATAATAATGAATATGATGGAAGTCAAATTAATCCTTCATGGGCTTTTCAGGAATTTGGAGTTAAAGATTCAACAATTGTTTCATGGATGGGTCCTATGAATATACTTGGTGATAATCTTATTGACTATGAAGATGTAGGTCTTGACATAAAAGGAGATAAAATGCTTCATTTTATTGTTGAACATTTTGATGAACAGCCAGGAAATCTGAAACTTGCATATCATCGTCAGAGAATGCTTGTTATGATCACACGTGATAAACTACTAAATTATGGTATTAAAACAACACAAGATGGTGATGATATTTTTATTAATGATAGAAAATTATCAGTATCTATTGCAACAGCATCAATTAGTAGTATGAAAATACATTTTGCACTTAACATTACAACAAAAGGAACACCAAGTGATGTTAATACATCAGCTCTTGATGATGAATGTATGACACTAAGTGAAATTGAACAATTACAAGATGAAATTGCAAATACATACATAGAAACTATTGACACAATAATGTGTGATATTACAAAAACAAAAGTATTCTAG
- a CDS encoding 6-pyruvoyl trahydropterin synthase family protein — translation MKVNLDGIHTNLRFSAAHMVIGHKSCGKIHGHSYIVDVEVEGERSGQFGFVIDFKVLKDITRKICKTLDHRVLIPIESPDLEVTYEDDKTIEFTLLGDCEYKLPKSDVVLLPIPSTTAESLSIYITEKIVEALPDTSTLDYIEVQVNEGIGQGASYHKTL, via the coding sequence ATGAAAGTAAACTTAGATGGAATTCATACAAACTTAAGATTTTCAGCAGCACACATGGTAATAGGACATAAGTCATGTGGAAAAATACATGGACATAGTTATATTGTAGATGTTGAAGTTGAAGGTGAAAGAAGTGGACAATTTGGTTTTGTAATAGATTTTAAAGTACTAAAAGATATTACACGAAAAATATGTAAAACACTAGATCATAGAGTACTAATACCAATTGAAAGTCCAGATTTAGAAGTTACATATGAGGATGATAAAACAATAGAATTTACACTACTTGGAGATTGTGAATATAAACTTCCAAAAAGTGATGTTGTACTTCTACCAATTCCATCAACAACAGCAGAATCATTATCAATATACATAACAGAAAAAATAGTAGAAGCATTACCTGATACATCAACACTAGATTATATAGAAGTACAGGTAAATGAAGGAATTGGACAAGGAGCATCATATCATAAAACATTATAA
- the feoB gene encoding ferrous iron transport protein B, with protein sequence MEKLKFLLAGNPNVGKSSVFNHLTGLKQHVGNWPGKTVEQKAGIFEFNNYEIEVIDLPGNYSLTPYSAEEIVSRDAIIFEDNDAVINIIDAENIQRNLYLTLQILETGANTVIGLNMLNYAEDAGFKINVKKLEKTLGIPIVVIDAREGKGLNELIRKTIESTENPVDKSGELTYGFELDDHINEVRALFPNLKVGSAPSTWVAIKLLENDKEVMELAKKSADKDQLKKLDEIRKHVEEIVHQPLDDAFIDARYGQIATIMKKCVKKPAGSKKTLTDKIDSIVTNKWLGIPIFLIVIYIIFYLTYTIGGPFQDLIDEGFSALIEYLTPMLGDGALASFVLNGVIGGVGSVLTFIPIIFILFFLLSLVEDIGYLARAAYVIDRAMHKIMGLSGKAFIPMILGFGCDVTGIMATRTLSNESDRISTMLALPFISCSARIPIYALFTAVFFTQNEAEITFAIYLLGMVVAVLVARLLKETVFAEESAPFIMELPPYRIPTLKSALLHMWERGALFIKKAGTIILGASVLVWILSNLPLGVDESSAESILGIIGSIVAPIFKPLGFGFWQASVALVLGIIAKEIVVSTFGTLFGVGEDGISEVIPTLFTPLSSLSFMVFTLLYVPCFAALGAIKEETGSWKWVAACVIICCVVAYVLSFIVYQGGLLLGYT encoded by the coding sequence ATGGAAAAATTAAAATTCTTACTAGCCGGAAACCCGAACGTAGGAAAAAGTTCTGTATTTAACCATTTAACAGGACTAAAACAACACGTAGGAAACTGGCCAGGTAAAACAGTTGAACAAAAAGCAGGAATCTTCGAATTCAATAACTATGAAATTGAAGTAATAGATCTTCCTGGAAACTATAGTCTAACACCTTATTCTGCAGAAGAAATTGTATCAAGAGATGCAATCATTTTTGAAGATAATGATGCAGTAATAAACATAATAGACGCAGAAAATATTCAAAGAAACTTATATTTAACCTTACAAATTCTCGAAACAGGAGCAAACACTGTAATTGGACTTAATATGTTAAACTATGCAGAAGATGCAGGTTTTAAAATAAATGTTAAAAAACTTGAAAAAACACTAGGAATACCAATTGTAGTAATAGATGCAAGAGAAGGAAAAGGATTAAATGAATTAATAAGAAAAACCATAGAATCAACAGAAAACCCTGTAGATAAATCAGGCGAACTAACATATGGTTTTGAACTTGATGATCACATAAATGAAGTACGTGCACTATTTCCAAATTTAAAAGTTGGTTCAGCACCATCAACATGGGTAGCAATAAAATTACTTGAAAATGATAAAGAAGTAATGGAACTTGCTAAAAAATCAGCAGACAAAGATCAACTTAAAAAACTTGATGAAATTAGAAAACACGTAGAAGAAATTGTACACCAGCCACTTGATGACGCATTTATTGATGCTAGATACGGTCAAATTGCAACAATCATGAAAAAATGTGTTAAAAAACCAGCTGGATCAAAGAAAACACTAACAGATAAAATTGATAGTATTGTAACAAACAAATGGTTAGGAATTCCAATATTCTTAATTGTGATATATATTATATTCTACCTAACCTACACAATAGGAGGACCATTCCAGGATCTTATTGATGAAGGATTCTCAGCATTAATTGAATATCTAACACCTATGCTTGGAGACGGAGCATTAGCATCATTCGTATTAAATGGTGTAATTGGTGGAGTAGGTTCAGTACTTACATTTATACCAATTATATTCATATTGTTCTTCTTATTAAGTTTAGTAGAAGATATAGGATACCTAGCACGTGCAGCATATGTAATTGACCGAGCAATGCACAAAATTATGGGACTATCCGGAAAAGCATTTATACCAATGATCTTAGGATTTGGATGTGATGTAACAGGTATTATGGCAACAAGAACACTCTCAAATGAAAGTGACAGAATATCCACAATGCTAGCATTACCATTCATTTCATGCAGTGCAAGAATACCAATATATGCATTATTTACAGCAGTATTCTTCACACAAAACGAAGCAGAAATAACATTTGCAATCTATCTTTTAGGTATGGTTGTAGCAGTATTAGTAGCACGTCTACTAAAAGAAACAGTATTTGCAGAAGAATCAGCACCATTTATCATGGAACTACCACCATATAGAATACCTACACTTAAAAGTGCACTCTTACACATGTGGGAACGTGGAGCACTCTTCATTAAAAAAGCAGGTACAATCATATTAGGAGCTTCAGTACTTGTATGGATACTCAGTAACCTACCATTAGGAGTAGATGAAAGCTCAGCAGAAAGTATTCTTGGAATTATAGGAAGCATAGTAGCACCTATATTTAAACCATTAGGATTCGGATTCTGGCAAGCTTCAGTTGCTTTAGTACTTGGTATTATAGCAAAAGAAATTGTAGTATCAACATTTGGAACACTCTTCGGAGTAGGTGAAGATGGTATTAGTGAAGTTATACCAACATTATTCACACCACTTTCATCATTATCCTTCATGGTATTTACATTACTATACGTACCATGTTTCGCAGCATTAGGAGCAATAAAAGAAGAAACAGGCTCATGGAAATGGGTAGCAGCATGTGTAATTATCTGTTGTGTAGTTGCATATGTATTATCATTCATAGTATACCAAGGTGGATTACTACTAGGATATACCTAG
- a CDS encoding DNA polymerase subunit beta, translating to MNIRPRYFIQTKDDLFFAVNTYTHPEDYIIAFLRYVPDENGDRSHENLKYSKVDSDEAYEYIKKHHPNYLFKWNVENKKMMGVPTTDIKKILSPIKRLDEILNMKSDDPYIGKIQKLAEIFHNECDISYENMGITGSTLPGLQKSETSDIDFIIFGLDNHKKARLLYKKLKEDPESILNPIEGEFWERVYNKRIKDDSLDFDEFIFYEKRKNNRGLIDNTLFDILSTMNPDDPINTDELYYKQIGKMKIKCKIQEDKQSFDTPSIYDISDVEIIEGPNVKIDKLVSYTHTYAGEVQNNEWVIASGVCEEVTNKTNNTKTYNLTIGTTRESIGEYIKLKEKPV from the coding sequence ATGAATATTAGACCACGTTATTTTATTCAAACTAAAGATGACTTATTTTTTGCAGTTAATACATATACACATCCGGAAGATTATATTATAGCATTTTTAAGATATGTTCCAGATGAAAATGGTGATAGATCACATGAAAACTTGAAGTATAGTAAAGTTGATTCTGATGAAGCTTATGAATACATAAAAAAACATCATCCTAACTACTTGTTTAAATGGAATGTAGAAAACAAGAAAATGATGGGAGTACCAACAACTGATATTAAAAAGATACTAAGTCCAATTAAACGACTAGATGAAATATTAAACATGAAAAGTGATGATCCATATATAGGTAAGATACAAAAATTAGCAGAAATATTCCATAATGAATGTGATATAAGCTATGAAAACATGGGAATAACAGGATCAACACTACCAGGACTACAAAAAAGTGAAACATCAGACATTGACTTCATAATCTTTGGACTAGATAATCATAAAAAAGCACGATTACTATATAAAAAACTCAAAGAAGATCCTGAAAGTATACTAAATCCTATTGAAGGTGAATTCTGGGAAAGAGTATATAATAAAAGAATAAAAGATGATTCACTAGATTTTGATGAATTCATATTCTATGAAAAACGTAAAAATAACAGAGGACTAATTGATAACACACTATTTGATATACTTTCAACTATGAATCCTGATGATCCAATAAATACAGATGAACTTTACTACAAACAAATAGGAAAAATGAAAATCAAATGTAAAATACAAGAAGATAAACAATCATTTGACACACCATCTATATATGACATATCAGATGTGGAAATAATAGAAGGTCCTAATGTAAAAATTGATAAATTAGTATCATATACCCATACATATGCAGGTGAAGTACAAAATAATGAATGGGTAATTGCATCAGGTGTATGTGAAGAAGTAACAAATAAAACAAATAATACAAAAACATACAACCTAACAATAGGAACAACACGCGAATCAATCGGCGAATACATAAAACTTAAAGAAAAACCAGTATAA